In one Plasmodium falciparum 3D7 genome assembly, chromosome: 14 genomic region, the following are encoded:
- a CDS encoding serine/threonine protein phosphatase PP1, translating to MALEIDIDNVISKLIEVRGTRPGKNVNLTENEIKILCLSSREIFLNQPILLELEAPIKICGDIHGQFYDLLRLFEYGGFPPDANYLFLGDYVDRGKQSLETICLLLAYKIKYPENFFLLRGNHECASINRIYGFYDECKRRYSVKLWKTFIDCFNCLPVAAIIDEKIFCMHGGLSPELNNMEQIRKITRPTDVPDNGLLCDLLWSDPEKEINGWGENDRGVSFTFGQDVVHNFLRKHELDLICRAHQVVEDGYEFFAKRQLVTLFSAPNYCGEFDNAGAMMSVDETLMCSFQILKPVEKKKAAN from the exons atggcATTAGAAATAGATATAGATAATGTAATATCAAAACTAATAGAAGTTCGTGGAACTAGACCAGGAAAAAATGTTAATTTGAcagaaaatgaaataaaaatattatgtttatcAAGTAgggaaatatttttaaaccaACCAATTTTATTAGAATTAGAAGCaccaataaaaatatgtggaGATATCCATGGACAGTTTTATGATTTGTTAAGGTTATTTGAATATGGTGGATTTCCACCCGATGCAAATTATCTATTTTTAg GTGATTATGTGGATAGAGGAAAACAAAGTTTAGAAAccatttgtttattattagcatataaaataaaatatcctgaaaatttttttttattaagagGTAACCACGAATGCGCTTCAATAAATAGAATATACGGATTCTATGACGAATGTAAAAGAAGATATAGTGTGAAATTATGGAAAACATTTATTGATTGCTTTAATTGCTTACCTGTGGCAGCTATTATTGACgaaaaaattttttgtatGCATGGTGGTTTATCACctgaattaaataatatggaacaaataaggaaaataacTAGGCCTACTGATGTTCCTGATAATG gTTTATTATGTGATTTATTGTGGTCTGATccagaaaaagaaattaatggGTGGGGAGAAAATGATCGAGGAGTTTCTTTTACCTTTGGTCAAGATGTTGTTCATAACTTTTTAAGAAAACACGAATTAGATTTAATATGCAGGGCACATCag gTCGTGGAGGATGGATATGAATTTTTTGCAAAGCGCCAATTAGTTACATTATTTTCTGCTCCTAATTATTGTGGAGAGTTTGATAATGCCGGTGCAATGATGAGTGTTGACGAGACATTAATGTGTTCGTTTCAA ATTTTAAAACCAgtggaaaaaaagaaagcagcaaattaa
- a CDS encoding mRNA-capping enzyme subunit alpha, which produces MITSTYHPGEKIENEFLKEKIRSKINEMLKWKRRGFPGCNPVSLTNHNIKNLFTKEYLICEKTDGVRYFLFIASNTTFLIDRNYEIFKNDMHIPTIEDLSKKQQLTLLDGELVEDIIYNEKTGVEEKKIVYLIYDGLYIQRKDITNLSYFERLTNVYNYVITPLKKYKKSQKNKKNKNNLQTNHENESLYIELDEKDNIKKRKSNLNNMLTEEENVLISHKKNDHPHINNKNMNAVNVNGVDVNGVNINQDFNNHNENNNLLMNQGILIDENNNGIQNIGTNDNINSLNNCNLLLYKREEHREEKEYEEEEDERSYSSDDTASTIHEEEIPFEIYLKDFYPIEKICELIKIMKKLPHYSDGIIFTPLHSPYITGNFYQLLKWKPLNLNTVDFGIETIYDEYNIPSKFELFISINGVRTSYKCYLAEYGDVYKELLQLAISNKISHYIIECYYVSKNIFSICKGENGREQKVEGGWIAQKIRFDKNIPNDISTLNKVIQSILDNITIDSLIKEISRNRKAK; this is translated from the coding sequence atgatCACGAGTACATATCACCCTGGAGAAAAAATTGAGAATGAGTTTTTGAAGGAAAAAATTCGCTCCAAAATTAACGAAATGTTAAAATGGAAAAGGAGAGGTTTCCCAGGTTGTAATCCTGTATCTTTAAcaaatcataatataaaaaatttatttacgAAAGAGTATTTAATATGTGAGAAGACGGATGGAGTACGgtactttttatttatagcaTCAAATACAACATTTTTGATTGATAGGAATTATGAAATTTTTAAGAATGATATGCATATACCTACCATAGAAGATTTATCCAAAAAACAACAACTAACTTTATTAGATGGAGAATTAGTtgaagatattatatataatgagaaGACTGGtgtagaagaaaaaaaaattgtgtaTTTGATATATGAtggtttatatatacaaagaaAAGATATAACAAATTTATCTTATTTTGAAAGATTAACCAATGTGTATAATTATGTTATAACacctttaaaaaaatataaaaagtctcaaaaaaataaaaaaaacaaaaataatttacaaaCTAATCATGAAAATGAATCTCTATATATTGAACTTgatgaaaaagataatattaaaaaaagaaaaagtaatttaaataatatgttaacGGAGGAGGAAAATGTATTGATAtctcataaaaaaaatgaccatccacatattaataataaaaatatgaacgcTGTTAATGTGAACGGTGTTGATGTGAATGGTGTTAATATAAATCAAGACtttaataatcataatgaaAACAATAATTTATTGATGAATCAGGGAATTCTTATCgacgaaaataataatgggATACAGAACATTGGAAcgaatgataatataaattctttaaataattGTAACTTACTTTTGTACAAACGTGAAGAACAtagagaagaaaaagaatatgaggaagaagaagatgaaCGTTCCTATTCATCTGATGATACTGCTTCAACAATACATGAGGAAGAAATTccttttgaaatatatttaaaagatttttatccaatagaaaaaatatgtgaacttataaaaattatgaaaaagcTACCTCATTATTCTGATGGTATTATATTTACACCTTTACATTCTCCTTATATAACAGGTAATTTTTATCAACTCCTAAAATGGAAACCTCTAAATTTAAATACAGTCGATTTTGGTATAGAAACTATATAcgatgaatataatattcctAGTAAATTTGAACTCTTTATATCCATAAACGGAGTAAGGACATCTTATAAATGTTATCTTGCTGAATATGGAGATGTCTACAAAGAATTGTTACAATTAGCtatttctaataaaataTCACATTACATTATTGAGTGCTATTATGTTTCCAAAAATATCTTCTCAATTTGTAAAGGTGAAAATGGTAGAGAACAAAAAGTAGAAGGCGGATGGATAGCTCAAAAAATAAGATTCgataaaaatattccaaATGATATATCAACACTAAATAAAGTTATACAAAGTATACTGGATAACATTACTATAGATTCATTAATCAAAGAAATATCCAGAAATAGAAAAGCaaagtaa
- a CDS encoding atypical protein kinase, ABC-1 family, putative, giving the protein MNQYDQWNRRIRTIWYCSSLYVEYKNALRKSKKMPVEKKNEYWEKKHEEFATKMLNNIYELRGWWVKVGQFLSTQENIMPVAYIEKFTKLQDMMPTSSFDKIENILKKELGNIYEMFEYIDKEPLASASIGQVHKAKLKKYDKHICDIDSRKHKDYNVIIKIQHEGIDQFLSSDISTLKKVSWAFGLIDKNFYFTDFIDEWQDSASRELNYKYELYHQLLAYNSFKKSGIPVKIPKIYCAHTTSKVLVMEYIKGFKITDTELLKKYNVDTYKMVYKIIDYFAYQIHNDGFFHGDPHPGNILVMMEEKKKRKRKKKYNKDKINNSKMKMKNENIYMNKRKKNHKKSNRNSKKKLRSCKKKKLEINKEREKGEEKKKNMYNNNDINYCENKNEDIITNNPKLQNNSSDMKNIIKFTSYSKSVSSSNASLMDHFVDSRYNIDKMRAPNNFSNPFHKSFSFVDYSLNQDVDSDKMNQEDYEYILKENMSDGLDNMKNCLSISHEYISCDQSRSGVTSIATSRKTQNRDSNKASENSIMESRETTMFSFVNNMEELVKMKSETKTDLQIKGNDKKVVKGSKCDNKNDQNVNNDNINNDNINNDKINNDNINNDNINNNNIVNNNNNISNGEKEKNKSGPIYKSKFKLSDLKKRKNAKYNFVPVIIDWGLIKQLDSVMKFAFCKLVYNISCMNVLNIIEAFEDMGFCFKEDFTYDPEIYIENLKTYFLSKLEESKSKGNEGEKEFGSANTIDEANKSNKNMEILKNIEKKDVMDKNPISDVPKDIIFFMRVASLLHGLCTQLNVKINYLNIFSRRAKEALEKIYIPINNSIHTIPIDKCPNTFVEKRIHQFIKTLYEKKKILGCQVAIIHKKKLVVNTCVGITSTTDKRPITKHSLFNGYSLNKIILNIALYHLICNSVNEQTSGESILLGMDKKKDKLGEKISQKIQEKINEKIKIKSSAKDKNQSDEKIKMKINEKDKDKDKGKGKEKNKNNNKQNNDRDKNNNEENNNNEDNNKDNNNNNNNNNNNNNNNNNNNKLLNEMDQSKHNANEKTSNMKNNNKLYEEEDVEDEVADDNKTDNENNYITEKLNEFNKIENDYFSANVNENIIKCEEFGESKDIISPLSVNSFISFDSYNSYNNNVSWISSMSRNSYKSMIERIEDDVEYKEINDDLPNDSKVSCMSEYKKDDKYKGRNYIHDHNNDDVHHHNNHNNHNNHNHHHNHHHNHHHNHHHNHHHNHHHNHHHNHHHHHHHDNNINKSNKDTESNPNKSINIYPNISYNKMDTLIQKKQSYIDEKNFIKSIESKQIRNFKNIINDHICNYWDGFICNNKKNITIKDILTLKCFIKKPFHDKITLSKFIDYDQMINMIENSKHYKSSDKTSKYGEYLYLIDTYIISELIHNISGLHYYEYIYKYIVKPLNLTEEMFVPIPSELLKNQKYEDSKKKNVNNQNNVNTTGGLSNNNLDKTKKYIKDKKTNVIDKKSIVMDKWPNMMKDYTTGALKNNEYKSTSFIGGKKFKKSSTISNFIDDINDDMNFYIMNAELLKFENINLKNTISNKKKFDSNQKVLSKKRSISVDVYYSKKKIKDGSKKEKKKNKDKKDQKGSKTKMDFEKRDIAEMKKVDRNEQKDQTNQQKDQTNEQKNQPSQQNEQMYDDIVETYEDIIETYEDKIELNHDNDDSNIKTNDVYHDIIEEKEDNEYYNNIKNEYENKRNNNKIEISKDSLNKNPSNIECKMNILINNELIDNENARKLDSSNLLESTLRNKESFSFKNKFLNHVDNLKLKTKKINDSIKNMYENNENIFLKNFFLSSKKYDNIENNLDHRNVEANCVDNNMCESNSLNNSCYNNSFYNSFYNSHSNSKNSSKIRNYNNMDKENNNVNSDNINFNPNDNKKKNSYNNNNNNNNNNIMVSSSPYIYNYNNKYILKENYDKKFNMNKFNKVMLSNQKEPVHKNNKKDNLFLFEERGKRSHSYSDCRNESHHVMKNSYMENINNINNYSNSSMNYLNYYISNKKSVNYMNANGVVINYDDNNNNVNNVNNVNNMNNINNNETNNTNKMSFFTNTILNTFQDKNNKTKKKKEVKCLSNEDKYFYNLEERRKYYKYNFDKNIRKLFNNVDTKTSGEESANSLLKEKYNKYHKRNKKYKKLFEYIKQLKDHIKKKSDHIREANEAFIRSIKQKQEDENKKKEENKKKEENKTTDGGKTTDGGKTTDEGKIIEEGKIIEEGKTTDEGKTTDEGKTIDECKTTDECKTTDECKTTDECKTTDEGKTIEECKIIEDNKKGSEDYNKNEENKSKEEKTPNDDKYEFVQDTEELIKKVTKKDQELLKKLIEYKYQILKKQNNNLMKKKNKENIYMNDYSDNIEMFSDTETDSTDYYDEDDADYDEHMVEYNNYHDESNQNTKDYIFYDKKKTRRELKELRRFNERKKRLETYLIMNKLYNQNKKGVISKEYHTINKKTDVYWRLAFARRNINVLENVTQEDVNNQLEMLKSNGKVQKKGAAHNKENENEEKNKNNKNNYIHNSSNNIKNDQEKSSLNDNKNFDNKLKMYVDNFNIKQYNKYISLFQLMQSKPYILDPLIYDSKKILDKFIPINGRFTAKALCKLFAFVNNEFFFPSYIINKIRKKYTIDKSVEALILTGAMSRTWGMGFQLFECEYNANINDEFNLYKKKNKYKKKNVESRKKKKINKKKKKIVGYGQSDFSGCLAISFPEIDLSITILLSDVFKGADVCHLLLEFILKLYGLKPQWKVPVKMSELVKVF; this is encoded by the exons ATGAATCAATATGATCAATGGAATCGTAGAATTCGg aCAATATGGTACTGTAGTAGTCTGTATGTAGAATATAAGAACGCTTTGAGGAAATCCAAAAAAATGCCGgtggagaaaaaaaatgaatactgGGAAAAGAAGCATGAAGAATTTGCTACAAAGatgttaaataatatatatgaattaagAG gTTGGTGGGTTAAAGTAGGACAATTTTTAAGTACCCAGGAAAATATCATGCCTGTTGcttatatagaaaaatttACGAAGCTGCAAGATATGATGCCTACGTCTTCATTtgataaaatagaaaatattttaaaaaaggaattag GTAACATTTATGAAATGTTTGAATACATCGATAAAGAACCACTAGCTAGCGCTTCCATTGGACAAGTACATAAAgcgaaattaaaaaaatatgataaacatATATGCGATATAGACAGTAGAAAGCATAAGGAttataatgtaataataaaaattcaaCATGAAGGAATAGATCAGTTTTTGTCATCAGATATAAGTACTTTAAAAAAAGTGTCTTGGGCATTTGGATTAATAGAtaagaatttttattttacagaTTTTATAGATGAATGGCAAGATTCTGCTTCTCGagaattaaattataaatatgaattatatcaTCAATTGTTAGCTTATAAcagttttaaaaaatcagGTATCCCTGTAAAAATACCTAAAATTTATTGTGCTCATACAACTTCTAAGGTATTGGTTATGGAATATATTAAAGGCTTTAAAATAACTGATACTGAAttacttaaaaaatataatgtagatacatataaaatggTCTATAAAATTATTGACTATTTTGCTTATCAAATACATAATGATGGTTTTTTTCATGGGGACCCACATCCGGGAAATATATTAGTCATGAtggaagaaaagaaaaaaagaaaaaggaaaaaaaaatataataaagataaaataaataactcgaaaatgaaaatgaaaaatgaaaatatatatatgaacaagagaaaaaaaaatcataaaaaaagtaataggAATTCTAAGAAAAAGTTAAGAagttgtaaaaaaaaaaaactagaaataaataaagaaagagaaaaaggagaagaaaagaaaaaaaatatgtataataataatgatataaattattgtgaaaataaaaatgaagatattatAACAAACAATCCcaaattacaaaataatagtagtgatatgaaaaatataataaaatttacaaGTTATTCCAAAAGTGTATCTTCATCTAATGCTTCATTGATGGATCATTTTGTGGATTCAAgatataatattgataaaatGAGAGCTCCTAATAATTTTTCGAATCCTTTTCATAAATCTTTTAGTTTTGTTGATTATTCACTTAATCAAGATGTAGATTCCGATAAAATGAATCAAGAagattatgaatatattttgaagGAAAATATGAGTGATGGTTtagataatatgaaaaattgtCTCTCAATATCCcatgaatatatttcatgCGATCAATCAAGAAGTGGAGTAACATCTATTGCGACAAGTAGGAAAACACAAAATAGGGATTCTAACAAAGCTAGTGAAAATAGTATTATGGAATCTCGAGAAACAACGATGTTTTCTTTTGTTAACAATATGGAGGAGTTAGTCAAGATGAAATCCGAGACTAAAACGGATCTACAAATTAAAggtaatgataaaaaagtgGTTAAAGGTAGTAAGTGTGACAATAAAAATGATCAAAatgttaataatgataatattaataatgataatattaataatgataaaattaataatgataatattaataatgataatattaataataataatattgttaataataataacaatatttctAATGGTGAGAAAGAGAAAAACAAAAGTGGTCCGATATACAAATCCAAATTCAAACTAtcagatttaaaaaaaagaaaaaatgcaaaatataattttgtacCTGTTATTATTGATTGGGGTTTAATTAAACAATTAGATAGCGTAATGAAATTCGCCTTTTGTAAATTAGTTTATAATATTAGTTGTATGaatgtattaaatattatagaaGCCTTTGAAGATATGGGTTTCTGCTTTAAAGAAGATTTTACATACGATcctgaaatatatattgagaATTTGAAAACATACTTTTTAAGCAAATTAGAAGAATCTAAAAGTAAAGGTAATGAAGGAGAAAAGGAATTTGGTAGTGCTAATACAATTGATGAAGCAAATAAGAGTAATAAGAATatggaaatattaaaaaatattgaaaaaaaagatgttATGGATAAAAATCCGATAAGTGATGTACCtaaagatattatattttttatgagaGTAGCATCATTATTACATGGATTATGTACACaattaaatgtaaaaattaattatttaaatattttttccagAAGAGCTAAAGAAGctttagaaaaaatatatataccaatAAATAATAGTATACACACAATACCAATAGATAAATGTCCAAATACATTTGTAGAAAAAAGAATTCAtcaatttataaaaacattatatgaaaaaaaaaaaatattaggaTGTCAAGTAGCcattatacataaaaaaaagcTAGTTGTTAATACATGTGTAGGAATTACAAGTACAACAGATAAAAGGCCTATAACAAAacattctttatttaatGGATATTCAttaaacaaaattattttaaatatagcTCTATATCATCTTATATGTAACTCAGTAAATGAACAAACGTCAGGTGAAAGTATTCTGCTCGGTATGGATAAGAAAAAGGATAAGCTAGGGGAAAAGATAAGTCAAAAAAttcaagaaaaaataaatgaaaagataaaaattaaatcaaGTGCGAAGGACAAAAATCAATCcgatgaaaaaattaaaatgaagATAAACGAAAAGGATAAGGATAAGGATAAGGGTAAAGGTAaggaaaagaataaaaataataataagcaAAACAATGATagggataaaaataataatgaggaaaacaataataatgaggacaataataaggataacaataataataataataataataataataataataataataataataataataataaattattaaacgAAATGGATCAAAGTAAACACAATGCAAATGAAAAAACATccaatatgaaaaataacaataaactttatgaagaagaagatgTAGAGGATGAAGTTgctgatgataataaaacagataatgaaaataattatattaccgaaaaattaaatgaatttaataaaatagaaaacgATTATTTTTCAGCAAAtgttaatgaaaatataattaaatgtgAAGAGTTTGGTGAGAGCAAGGATATTATAAGTCCTTTATCTGTCAATAGTTTCATAAGTTTTGATAGTTATaatagttataataataatgttagtTGGATCAGTAGTATGAGTAGGAATAGTTACAAAAGTATGATTGAAAGGATAGAAGATGATGtggaatataaagaaattaatGATGATCTACCTAATGATAGTAAGGTTAGTTGTATGAGCGAATACAAAAaggatgataaatataaagggagaaattatatacatgatcacaataatgatgatgtacatcatcataataatcataataatcataataatcacaATCATCACCATAATCATCACCATAATCATCACCATAATCATCACCATAATCATCACCATAATCATCACCATAATCATCACCATAATCATCACCACCATCACcatcatgataataatataaataaaagtaataaagATACAGAGTCCAATCCAAATAAatccataaatatatatccaaatatatcatataacaaaatggataccttaatacaaaaaaaacaaagttATATTGATGAGAAAAACTTTATAAAAAGTATAGAAAGCAAACAAATAAGaaatttcaaaaatattattaacgATCATATTTGTAATTACTGGGATggatttatatgtaataataaaaaaaatataacgataaaagatatattaacTTTAAAGTGTTTTATTAAGAAACCTTTTCATGATAAAATAACGTTAAGCAAATTTATAGATTACGAtcaaatgataaatatgattGAGAACTCTAAGCATTATAAGAGTTCAGATAAGACGTCGAAATATGGAgagtatttatatttaatcgATACGTATATTATATCTGAgttaatacataatatatcaggattacattattatgagtatatatataaatatatagtgAAACCATTAAATTTGACTGAAGAAATGTTTGTACCTATACCTtcagaattattaaaaaatcaaaaatacGAAGattcaaaaaagaaaaatgtcaacaatcaaaataatgtaaataccACTGGTGGtcttagtaataataatttagataaaacaaaaaaatatataaaggatAAAAAGACAAATGTTATAGATAAGAAATCTATTGTTATGGATAAATGGCCTAACATGATGAAGGATTATACAACCGGtgctttaaaaaataatgaatacaAGTCAACTTCATTTATTGGTGGTAAGAAATTTAAAAAGTCTAGTACTATTTCCAACTTTATAGAcgatataaatgatgatatgaatttttatattatgaacgCGGAACTTTTAAAgtttgaaaatattaatttaaagaATACCATAtctaacaaaaaaaaatttgataGTAATCAAAAAGTTTTATCCAAAAAAAGAAGTATAAGTGTAGATGTGTATTAttctaagaaaaaaattaaag atGGTAGTAagaaggagaaaaaaaaaaataaggataaGAAAGATCAAAAGGGAAGTAAAACCAAAATGGATTTTGAAAAAAGAGACATTGCAGAAATGAAGAAAGTAGATAGGAATGAACAGAAAGACCAAACGAATCAACAGAAAGATCAAACGAATGAACAGAAAAACCAACCGAGTCAACAAAACGAACAAATGTATGATGACATAGTTGAAACGTATGAAGATATAATTGAAACATATGAAGACAAAATAGAACTAAAccatgataatgatgatagtaACATAAAAACGAATGATGTTTATCATGACATTATAGAAGAGAAAGAAGAcaatgaatattataataatattaagaatGAATATGAGAATAAaaggaataataataaaattgaaatatCAAAGGATTCTTTAAATAAGAATCCATCTAATATAGAAtgtaaaatgaatattttaataaataacgAACTTATAGATAATGAAAATGCAAGAAAATTAGATTCAAGTAATCTTCTTGAAAGTACCTTAAGGAATAAAGAATCCTTtagttttaaaaataaatttctgAATCATGtagataatttaaaattaaaaacgaagaaaataaatgattctataaaaaatatgtatgaaaataatgagaatatttttttgaaaaatttcTTTCTATCATCTaagaaatatgataatatagaaaataactTAGATCACAGAAATGTAGAGGCTAATTGtgtagataataatatgtgtGAAAGTAATAGTCTGAATAATagttgttataataatagtttttataatagtttttataatagtcatagtaatagtaaaaatagtagtaaaataagaaactacaataatatggataaggaaaataataatgttaatagtgataatataaatttcaatcccaatgataataaaaagaaaaatagttataataataataataataataataataacaatattatgGTGAGTTCTAGcccttatatttataattacaacaataaatatatattaaaagaaaattatgataaaaaatttaatatgaacaaatttAATAAAGTAATGTTATCTAATCAAAAAGAACCagttcataaaaataataaaaaagataatttatttttatttgaagaAAGAGGTAAGAGATCACATAGTTATAGTGACTGTAGAAATGAATCACACCATGTAATGAAAAATTCTTATATGGAgaatattaacaatataaataattatagtaataGTAGTATGAATTACTTAAACTATTATATTAGTAATAAGAAAAgtgtaaattatatgaatgcTAATGGGGTCGTCataaattatgatgataataataataatgtaaataatgttaataatgtaaataatatgaataatataaataacaatgAAACTAATAATACTAACAAAATGAGCTTCTTTACAAACACTATCTTGAATACTTTtcaagataaaaataataagacaaaaaagaaaaaagaagtgAAATGTTTAAGTAATgaagataaatatttttataatttagaagaaagaagaaaatattataaatataattttgataaaaatatcaGAAAGTTATTTAACAATGTGGATACAAAAACGAGTGGTGAAGAATCAGCAAATAGTCTattgaaagaaaaatataataaatatcataagagaaataaaaaatataaaaaattgttcGAATATATCAAACAATTAAAagatcatataaaaaaaaaaagcgaTCATATTAGAGAGGCAAATGAAGCATTTATAAGAAGTATAAAACAAAAGCAAGAGGacgaaaataaaaaaaaagaagagaataaaaaaaaagaagagaaTAAAACAACTGATGGGGGTAAAACAACTGATGGGGGTAAAACAACTGATGAGGGTAAAATAATTGAAGAGGGTAAAATAATTGAAGAGGGTAAAACAACTGATGAGGGTAAAACAACTGATGAGGGTAAAACAATTGATGAGTGTAAAACAACTGATGAGTGTAAAACAACTGATGAGTGTAAAACAACTGATGAGTGTAAAACAACTGATGAAGGTAAAACAATTGAAGAGTGCAAAATCattgaagataataaaaagggtAGTGAAGAttacaataaaaatgaagagaaTAAATCGAAAGAGGAAAAAACACCAAACGATGACAAATACGAATTTGTTCAAGATACTGAAGAGCTCATAAAAAAGGTTACGAAAAAAGATCAAGAGTtgttgaaaaaattaatagaatataaataccaaatattaaaaaaacaaaataataaccttatgaaaaaaaaaaataaagaaaatatatatatgaacgaTTATTCAGATAATATAGAGATGTTTAGTGATACTGAAACGGATTCTactgattattatgatgaagatgatgcaGATTATGATGAACATATggttgaatataataattatcatgaTGAAAGTAATCAGAATACAaaagattatatattttatgataagaaaaaaacgAGAAGAGAACTAAAAGAATTACGACGTTTTAATGAAAGGAAGAAAAGGTTAGaaacatatttaattatgaataagttatataatcaaaataaaaaaggagtGATATCAAAAGAATATCatacaattaataaaaaaacggATGTATATTGGCGACTAGCATTTGCAAGAAGAAATATCAATGTATTAGAAAACGTAACACAAGAGGATGTGAATAATCAATTAGAAATGTTAAAGTCAAATGGGAAGGTACAAAAAAAGGGAGCAGCACATAATaaggaaaatgaaaatgaggaaaaaaataaaaataataaaaataattatattcataatagtagtaataatataaagaatgatCAAGAGAAATCATCactaaatgataataaaaattttgataaCAAACTTAAAATGTATGtagataattttaatattaaacaatataataaatatatatcattattccAATTAATGCAATCGAAACCATATATTTTAGATCCATTAATTTAtgattcaaaaaaaattttggATAAATTTATACCAATCAATGGTAGATTTACAGCAAAAGCattatgtaaattatttGCATTTGTGAATaacgaatttttttttccatcttatattattaataaaataagaaagaaaTATACTATTGATAAAAGTGTAGAGGCATTGATTTTAACAGGAGCTATGAGTAGAACATGGGGTATGGGTTTTCAACTTTTTGAATGTGAATATAATgctaatattaatgatgaatttaatttatataaaaaaaaaaataaatataaaaaaaaaaatgtagaatctagaaaaaaaaaaaaaataaataaaaaaaaaaaaaaaattgttggATATGGACAATCCGATTTTTCAGGATGTTTGGCTATATCATTTCCAGAAATTGATTTATCTATCACAATACTTTTATCTGACGTTTTTAAAGGAGCAGAC GTGTGTCATCTCTTATtagaatttatattaaaactaTACGGATTGAAACCTCAATGGAAAGTGCCTGTCAAAATGTCTGAACTTGTCAaagttttttaa